In one Mycobacteroides chelonae genomic region, the following are encoded:
- a CDS encoding M20/M25/M40 family metallo-hydrolase: protein MNGTMHRIFALVAAVLALTSCGTTQNQGSPATSAPSSTDDRAAFRDLYRELIETNTTASQGSCTEAAQKMADRLKSAGYGDKDLVLFSPPDHPKDGGLVATLAGADANAKPILLLAHIDVVEAKREDWKRDPFTLAEENGYFYARGAEDDKAMAAIFVDSLIRYRAENFVPKRPIRIALTCGEEGGGQVNGAEWLHQNRPELVDAEFVVNEGAGGDLDEQNKPILLEIQAGQKIYQDFTLEVTDEGGHSSQPRPFNAIQDLGAGLNRLATAPFPVQLNDVTRAYFTAQAPLQPGEVGQAMSAIVANPHDQAAASVLSRNPLYNAMLRTTCVPTKIEGGHANNALPQRATANVNCRILPDGSAAAVQESIVKAVNDPKVTVKPAKEFRTNVATVPPLTPQIIDPIKAVAGSMWPGVPLVPTMSTGATDAIYFGKTPVYGLSGIFAQPGETHAHGLDERIQVKSLYDGRAFLYQVIKLYSNGA from the coding sequence ATGAACGGAACCATGCATCGGATTTTCGCCCTCGTGGCCGCCGTGCTCGCACTCACTTCCTGCGGGACGACACAGAACCAGGGCTCGCCGGCAACGAGCGCTCCCTCCAGCACCGACGATCGTGCCGCGTTTCGAGACTTGTACCGGGAGTTGATCGAGACCAACACGACCGCATCGCAGGGGAGTTGCACCGAGGCCGCGCAGAAGATGGCCGATCGTCTCAAGTCCGCCGGATACGGCGACAAGGACCTGGTGCTGTTCAGTCCGCCGGATCATCCCAAGGACGGTGGATTGGTCGCCACACTGGCCGGAGCCGACGCGAATGCCAAGCCCATTCTGCTGCTGGCGCATATCGACGTTGTCGAAGCCAAACGCGAGGACTGGAAGCGTGATCCGTTCACCCTCGCCGAGGAGAACGGATACTTCTACGCCCGCGGTGCCGAGGACGACAAGGCCATGGCCGCGATCTTCGTGGACAGTCTCATTCGATACCGTGCCGAGAACTTCGTGCCCAAACGCCCCATCCGGATCGCCTTGACCTGTGGTGAAGAAGGTGGCGGGCAGGTCAACGGTGCTGAGTGGCTGCACCAAAACCGGCCGGAACTCGTCGACGCCGAATTCGTCGTCAACGAGGGCGCCGGCGGCGACCTCGACGAACAGAACAAACCCATCCTGCTGGAGATCCAGGCGGGTCAGAAGATCTACCAGGACTTCACCCTTGAAGTCACCGACGAGGGCGGACACAGCAGCCAGCCCCGACCGTTCAATGCGATACAGGATCTCGGAGCCGGTCTGAACCGGCTGGCCACCGCGCCATTCCCGGTTCAGCTCAACGATGTGACCCGGGCATATTTCACGGCGCAGGCTCCGCTGCAGCCGGGTGAAGTGGGTCAGGCGATGTCGGCAATCGTCGCCAATCCGCACGATCAGGCGGCGGCGTCGGTGCTGTCCCGGAATCCGCTGTACAACGCGATGCTGCGCACCACCTGTGTCCCTACGAAAATTGAAGGGGGACACGCCAACAATGCGCTGCCGCAACGCGCCACCGCGAATGTGAACTGCCGCATATTGCCCGACGGGAGCGCCGCCGCGGTGCAAGAGAGCATTGTCAAGGCGGTCAACGATCCCAAGGTCACCGTGAAGCCCGCCAAGGAGTTCCGCACCAACGTCGCCACCGTCCCACCGTTGACTCCGCAGATCATCGACCCCATCAAGGCCGTGGCCGGATCCATGTGGCCCGGAGTGCCGCTGGTACCGACCATGTCGACCGGAGCAACCGATGCCATCTACTTCGGGAAGACCCCGGTGTATGGACTCAGCGGCATATTTGCCCAGCCGGGGGAGACCCACGCGCATGGCCTGGACGAACGAATCCAGGTGAAATCCCTGTACGACGGACGGGCATTCCTCTACCAAGTCATCAAGCTCTACTCGAACGGTGCGTGA
- a CDS encoding universal stress protein has protein sequence MSAYSTVVVGTDGSDSSYRAVDRAGAIAGAAGAKLIVATAYFPENNPHSADVLKEDAYKVTGKAPVYDILRTARERAAAAGATSVEERSIEGAPVDALLDLVVDSKADLLVVGNVGLNTIAGRLLGSVPSDVARRSKCDVLIVHTT, from the coding sequence ATGAGTGCATACAGCACTGTCGTTGTCGGTACCGACGGATCGGATTCGTCGTACCGGGCGGTCGACCGCGCTGGAGCCATCGCGGGCGCTGCCGGTGCCAAGCTCATCGTCGCGACCGCGTACTTCCCGGAGAACAACCCCCACTCGGCCGATGTCCTCAAGGAGGACGCGTACAAGGTCACCGGCAAGGCACCCGTCTACGACATCCTGCGCACCGCCCGCGAGCGCGCAGCAGCGGCGGGCGCGACGAGCGTCGAAGAGCGCTCTATCGAGGGAGCGCCAGTGGATGCGCTGCTGGATCTGGTGGTGGATTCCAAGGCTGATCTGCTGGTCGTCGGCAATGTCGGTCTGAACACCATTGCCGGACGCCTGCTGGGGTCGGTTCCTTCGGACGTCGCACGCCGCTCCAAGTGCGACGTGCTGATCGTTCACACCACCTAG
- a CDS encoding MBL fold metallo-hydrolase, with the protein MTSITIDDDYSGHLEPGTGVARRTVSGATIIKASVGPMDNNAYIVTCTNTGKSLLIDAANDAERLAALLDENAPDIELIVTTHQHFDHWQALEAIVQKTESRSAAHDLDAGPLPVPPTTLLAGGDSFDIGDLHFDVIHLRGHTPGSVAVAFTADGVTHLFTGDSLFPGGVGKTFSPEDFDQLLDDVGERLFGAYPDSTVVYPGHGDDTTLGAERGSLGEWRERGW; encoded by the coding sequence ATGACCTCCATCACCATCGACGACGACTACTCCGGCCATCTCGAGCCGGGCACTGGGGTTGCTCGTCGCACCGTGAGCGGCGCGACCATCATCAAGGCCTCGGTGGGGCCGATGGATAACAACGCATACATCGTCACGTGCACCAACACCGGCAAGTCGTTGCTGATCGACGCGGCCAACGATGCCGAGCGGTTGGCCGCCCTGCTGGACGAGAACGCCCCGGATATCGAGCTGATTGTCACCACGCATCAGCATTTCGATCACTGGCAGGCGCTCGAGGCGATCGTCCAGAAGACCGAATCTCGCAGTGCCGCGCATGATTTGGATGCCGGACCGCTTCCGGTACCGCCCACGACGCTGCTGGCCGGGGGCGACAGCTTCGACATCGGTGACCTGCATTTCGACGTGATCCACCTGCGCGGACACACTCCGGGCTCGGTGGCCGTGGCGTTCACCGCCGACGGCGTGACGCACCTCTTCACCGGGGATTCACTGTTCCCGGGTGGTGTCGGAAAGACCTTCAGCCCCGAGGACTTCGACCAGCTGCTCGACGATGTCGGCGAGCGCCTCTTCGGCGCCTACCCCGACTCCACGGTTGTGTACCCCGGACATGGTGACGACACCACGTTGGGCGCCGAGCGCGGATCGCTCGGCGAATGGCGCGAACGAGGCTGGTGA
- the uvrA gene encoding excinuclease ABC subunit UvrA, translating into MADRLIVRGAREHNLRGIDLDLPRDSLIVFTGLSGSGKSSLAFDTIFAEGQRRYVESLSAYARQFLGQMDKPDVDFIEGLSPAVSIDQKSTNRNPRSTVGTITEVYDYLRLLYARAGTPHCPVCGEKIAKQTPQQIVDQVLDMEDGLRFQVLAPVVRTRKGEFVDLFEQLNSQGYSRIRVDGVVHSLTDPPKLKKQEKHDIEVVIDRLAVKASSKQRLTDSVETALRLADGIVVLEFVDAEEDSPHRERRFSEKLACPNGHPLAVDDLEPRSFSFNSPYGACPECTGLGIKKEVDPDLVVPDPDMTLAEGAIAPWSMGQNADYFVRLMAGLGDALGFDVDTPWKKLPAAAKKAILDGSSEQVHVRYKNRYGRTRSYYAEFEGVLAFLQRRMEQTESEWAKERYEGFMRDIPCPVCDGTRLKPEILSVTLTAGEHGTKSIAQVCDLSIAECAQFLNTLTLGHREQAIAGQVLKEVQFRLGFLLDVGLQYLSLSRAAGTLSGGEAQRIRLATQIGSGLVGVLYVLDEPSIGLHQRDNRRLIETLTRLRDLGNTLIVVEHDEDTIKHADWVVDIGPAAGEHGGQVVHSGTYAELLKNKHSVTGSYLSGAASIPLPPMRRSIDAKRQVTVVGAREHNLKDIDVSFPLGVLTSVTGVSGSGKSTLVNDILATVLANKLNGARQVPGRHTRVTGLDQVDKLVRVDQSPIGRTPRSNPATYTGVFDKIRTLFAATTEAKVRGYQPGRFSFNVKGGRCEACTGDGTIKIEMNFLPDVYVPCEVCHGARYNRETLEVHYKGKTIAQVLDMPIEEAAEFFEPITSIHRYLNTLVEVGLGYVRLGQPAPTLSGGEAQRVKLAAELQKRSTGKTVYILDEPTTGLHFEDIRKLLTVINGLVDKGNTVIVIEHNLDVIKTSDWIIDMGPEGGSGGGSVVAQGAPEVVAQTAGSHTGEFLADMLPKPQRNGKTPAKAPAKSAGKPPAKPRTRKVVTPV; encoded by the coding sequence GTGGCCGACCGTCTGATCGTGCGGGGCGCGCGTGAGCACAACCTGCGCGGTATCGACCTTGACCTACCCCGAGACAGCCTCATCGTCTTCACGGGCCTCTCCGGATCCGGGAAGTCCAGTCTGGCCTTTGACACCATCTTTGCCGAGGGGCAGCGCAGGTACGTCGAATCGCTGTCCGCGTACGCCCGCCAATTCCTGGGGCAGATGGACAAGCCCGATGTTGATTTCATCGAGGGGTTGTCGCCTGCGGTATCGATCGACCAGAAATCCACCAACCGCAACCCCCGGTCCACGGTGGGCACCATCACCGAGGTCTACGACTACCTGCGTCTGTTGTATGCGCGGGCCGGGACCCCACACTGCCCGGTGTGCGGGGAGAAGATCGCCAAGCAAACCCCGCAGCAGATCGTGGATCAGGTGCTGGATATGGAGGATGGCCTGCGGTTCCAGGTGCTCGCTCCCGTGGTCCGCACGCGCAAGGGCGAGTTCGTCGACCTCTTCGAGCAGCTGAACTCGCAGGGTTACAGCCGCATTCGGGTTGACGGCGTGGTGCATTCGCTCACCGACCCGCCCAAGCTCAAGAAGCAGGAGAAGCACGACATCGAGGTGGTCATCGACCGTCTCGCCGTCAAGGCCAGCTCCAAGCAGCGACTGACGGACTCGGTGGAGACTGCGCTGCGCCTCGCCGACGGCATCGTCGTGCTCGAGTTCGTCGACGCCGAGGAAGATTCGCCGCACCGTGAGCGCAGGTTCTCCGAGAAGCTCGCGTGCCCAAACGGTCACCCGCTGGCAGTGGATGATCTTGAACCGCGGTCGTTTTCGTTCAACTCGCCCTACGGCGCCTGCCCCGAGTGCACCGGTCTGGGAATCAAGAAGGAGGTCGACCCCGATCTGGTGGTCCCCGACCCGGATATGACACTTGCCGAGGGCGCCATCGCACCCTGGTCTATGGGCCAGAACGCCGACTACTTCGTCCGGCTCATGGCGGGGTTGGGCGATGCCCTCGGGTTCGATGTGGACACCCCCTGGAAGAAGCTTCCCGCCGCCGCGAAGAAGGCGATCCTGGACGGCTCGTCCGAACAGGTGCATGTCCGGTACAAGAACCGGTACGGCCGCACCCGGTCGTACTACGCCGAGTTCGAAGGCGTACTGGCCTTTCTGCAACGCCGCATGGAGCAGACCGAGTCCGAATGGGCCAAGGAGCGCTACGAAGGCTTCATGCGGGACATCCCGTGTCCCGTGTGCGACGGAACCCGGCTCAAGCCGGAGATCCTCTCCGTGACGTTGACCGCGGGGGAGCACGGCACCAAATCGATCGCGCAGGTCTGTGACCTGTCGATCGCCGAGTGCGCTCAGTTCCTCAACACACTGACCCTCGGGCACCGTGAGCAAGCCATCGCGGGACAGGTACTCAAGGAAGTCCAGTTCCGGCTCGGGTTCCTCCTGGACGTGGGCTTGCAGTATCTGTCGTTGTCGCGGGCGGCGGGCACGCTCTCCGGTGGTGAGGCTCAGCGCATCCGGCTGGCCACTCAGATCGGCTCCGGTCTGGTAGGTGTGCTCTATGTGCTGGACGAGCCGTCTATCGGTCTGCATCAGCGCGATAATCGCCGACTCATCGAGACACTTACGCGGCTAAGGGATCTCGGTAATACGCTGATCGTCGTCGAGCACGACGAGGACACCATCAAACACGCAGACTGGGTTGTCGACATCGGGCCTGCGGCGGGGGAGCACGGCGGCCAGGTGGTGCACAGCGGCACCTACGCCGAGCTGCTGAAAAACAAGCACTCCGTCACGGGCTCGTATCTTTCTGGGGCGGCGAGCATTCCGCTGCCACCTATGCGCCGGTCGATCGATGCCAAGCGTCAGGTCACCGTGGTCGGTGCGCGCGAGCACAACCTCAAGGACATCGACGTCTCCTTCCCGCTCGGGGTATTGACCTCGGTCACCGGAGTATCGGGCTCGGGAAAGTCGACACTGGTCAACGACATCCTCGCTACGGTGTTGGCCAACAAGCTCAACGGTGCACGGCAGGTTCCCGGCCGGCATACCCGCGTGACCGGCCTGGATCAGGTGGACAAGCTAGTGCGGGTGGATCAGTCGCCTATCGGGCGCACACCGCGCTCCAATCCGGCCACCTACACCGGGGTGTTCGACAAGATCCGCACGTTGTTCGCGGCCACCACCGAGGCCAAGGTGCGCGGTTATCAACCCGGCCGTTTCTCGTTCAACGTCAAGGGCGGGCGCTGTGAGGCATGCACGGGCGACGGCACCATCAAGATCGAGATGAACTTCCTTCCGGACGTATACGTGCCGTGCGAGGTGTGTCATGGCGCGCGCTACAACCGGGAGACGCTCGAGGTCCACTACAAGGGCAAGACCATCGCGCAGGTGCTGGACATGCCCATCGAGGAGGCCGCCGAGTTCTTCGAGCCCATCACCTCCATCCACCGGTATCTGAACACGCTGGTGGAGGTTGGTCTGGGCTACGTGCGTCTGGGGCAGCCGGCTCCGACACTGTCCGGAGGCGAGGCGCAGCGCGTCAAGCTGGCTGCCGAGCTGCAGAAGCGCTCAACGGGCAAGACCGTCTATATCCTCGACGAGCCCACCACAGGGCTGCATTTCGAGGACATCCGCAAGCTGCTCACTGTGATCAACGGCTTGGTCGACAAGGGCAACACCGTGATCGTGATCGAGCACAACCTCGATGTCATCAAGACATCGGACTGGATCATCGACATGGGCCCCGAAGGCGGATCGGGCGGCGGTTCCGTGGTGGCGCAGGGCGCTCCCGAAGTGGTGGCGCAGACCGCGGGCAGCCACACCGGTGAGTTCCTCGCGGACATGTTGCCCAAGCCCCAACGCAACGGCAAGACCCCCGCGAAGGCTCCGGCGAAGAGTGCCGGAAAGCCGCCCGCCAAACCGCGGACCAGGAAGGTTGTCACGCCGGTCTAG
- a CDS encoding AMP-binding protein, with amino-acid sequence MTDEVVGEPFVRILANLAESAPDAPAITCGTEVVTRAELERRAIALAHAYQRLGVQQGDLVTIGLPNSVEFFAAQIAVWKLGATPQPVSWRLPLAERRAIVELADSALVVGVDPADHPDRVCVPAGFEPTAEDRAAGPLPEVVSPAWKAPTSGGSTGRPKIILAPSPAAITGPAAGEIMGMQSGDVQLVAGPLYHNAPLMFSSYGLLLGHHLIVQPKFDALQALELIDKHKVTWLQVVPTMMSRILREVRQHPGQFDLSSIRVLWHMAAPCPVWLKQAWIDLLGPEVIWELYAGTEAIGGTIITGPEWLAHRGSVGKPALGELAILDEEGNPVPSGEVGEIFMRPWEGMPKPYKYLGAEIKRFGTWESIGDLGWLDDDGYLYMSDRRTDLIVTGGANVFPAEVESVMNGYPGVIDSVVVGLPDDDLGQTVHAVVHAERNVTEDQLRDYLFDQIVLYKVPRTIEFVAEPLREDSGKVRRSLVREQAIARRAATG; translated from the coding sequence ATGACTGACGAGGTAGTTGGTGAACCGTTCGTTCGTATCCTCGCCAACCTCGCGGAATCGGCACCCGATGCACCGGCGATCACCTGCGGTACCGAGGTGGTCACCAGGGCCGAACTGGAGCGGCGTGCCATCGCCTTGGCGCACGCCTATCAGCGGCTGGGTGTGCAGCAGGGTGACCTCGTCACCATAGGGTTGCCGAACTCGGTGGAGTTCTTCGCGGCTCAAATCGCAGTGTGGAAGCTCGGCGCCACCCCACAACCGGTGTCCTGGCGGCTGCCGCTGGCCGAACGTCGGGCAATCGTCGAGCTGGCCGACTCGGCGCTCGTGGTCGGAGTCGATCCGGCCGATCATCCGGATCGAGTCTGTGTCCCAGCAGGATTCGAGCCCACGGCCGAAGACCGCGCCGCAGGCCCCTTACCTGAGGTGGTGTCGCCGGCCTGGAAGGCGCCCACGTCGGGAGGCAGCACCGGCCGGCCCAAGATCATCCTGGCCCCCAGCCCCGCCGCCATCACCGGCCCTGCCGCGGGAGAGATCATGGGCATGCAGTCGGGAGATGTTCAGCTCGTCGCCGGACCGCTGTATCACAATGCGCCGCTGATGTTTTCGTCGTACGGGCTGCTACTCGGGCATCATCTGATCGTGCAGCCGAAATTCGACGCCCTACAGGCTCTCGAACTGATCGACAAGCACAAGGTCACCTGGTTGCAGGTGGTTCCCACCATGATGTCGCGAATATTGCGTGAGGTCCGCCAGCATCCCGGCCAATTCGACCTATCCAGCATCCGGGTGCTGTGGCACATGGCCGCCCCGTGTCCGGTGTGGCTGAAACAAGCGTGGATCGACCTGCTGGGCCCCGAGGTGATTTGGGAACTGTACGCGGGCACCGAGGCCATCGGCGGCACCATCATCACCGGCCCGGAGTGGTTGGCCCATCGTGGCTCCGTCGGCAAGCCCGCGCTGGGTGAGCTGGCGATTCTCGATGAGGAAGGAAACCCGGTGCCCTCGGGCGAGGTGGGGGAGATCTTCATGCGCCCGTGGGAAGGCATGCCCAAGCCCTACAAGTACCTTGGCGCCGAGATCAAGCGGTTCGGAACATGGGAATCCATCGGCGATCTCGGCTGGCTCGATGACGACGGCTACCTCTACATGAGCGACCGGCGTACCGACCTGATCGTGACGGGTGGGGCCAATGTCTTCCCCGCCGAAGTCGAGTCCGTCATGAACGGTTACCCCGGAGTGATCGACAGTGTCGTCGTTGGCCTGCCCGATGACGACCTCGGACAGACCGTGCACGCGGTCGTGCATGCCGAGCGCAATGTGACCGAAGATCAGCTGCGCGACTATCTGTTCGACCAGATCGTCCTCTACAAGGTCCCGCGCACCATCGAGTTCGTCGCCGAGCCGCTGCGTGAGGATTCAGGCAAGGTCCGGCGCAGCCTCGTCCGCGAGCAGGCTATTGCTCGTCGGGCCGCGACGGGCTAG
- a CDS encoding alpha/beta hydrolase, which produces MQVIAGFALVIAIGLRTGGWFRRWLPVAVAVGGSLAAWAYWYIQSEGWADRGNPAPLMLWVWIALTGVAATVLVVGWRTARWWRRAVAVTAVPLAVLSGSLMLNQWTGYVRSVQSGWAQLTAGPLPNQADMATVTAARAERRGPTMTKGKLVPVDIPADASGFRHRQEIVYLPPAWFDSTRTQLPTIMMIGGEFNTPSDWIRSGNAVEVADAFAGQHGGNAPVMVFVDAGGSFNNDTECVNGPRGNSADHLTKDVVPFMVSRFGVSPRPQNWGVVGWSMGGTCAVTLAVKHPELFSAFEDIAGDMSPNTGNKAQTIARLFGGDAAAWEQFDPATVMSRNGPYTNTSGWFDVNGMHRAGSGAITSAGAVPGAAATVPLSDQDRAAHRLCELGAAQGISCTVQHKPGEHKWPFAQTAFTSALPWMAGRIGTPMVPDVPLPR; this is translated from the coding sequence ATGCAGGTCATTGCCGGTTTTGCGCTCGTCATCGCGATAGGGCTGCGCACCGGTGGGTGGTTTCGGCGCTGGTTGCCCGTTGCCGTGGCCGTCGGTGGCTCCCTCGCCGCGTGGGCCTACTGGTACATCCAGTCCGAGGGCTGGGCAGACAGGGGCAATCCGGCTCCGCTGATGCTGTGGGTATGGATCGCGCTCACCGGTGTGGCCGCCACGGTCCTGGTGGTGGGCTGGCGCACGGCACGCTGGTGGCGTCGCGCGGTCGCGGTCACCGCGGTACCGCTGGCGGTCCTCTCCGGGTCACTGATGCTGAATCAATGGACCGGATATGTGCGCAGCGTCCAGTCCGGGTGGGCGCAGCTGACCGCGGGCCCGCTACCCAACCAGGCCGATATGGCCACGGTGACCGCTGCCCGCGCAGAGCGCCGAGGGCCGACGATGACCAAAGGCAAGCTCGTGCCGGTGGATATCCCGGCCGACGCCAGTGGATTTCGCCATCGCCAGGAGATCGTCTACCTACCTCCGGCATGGTTTGATTCGACCCGCACCCAGTTGCCGACGATCATGATGATCGGCGGCGAGTTCAACACCCCGAGCGACTGGATCCGCAGCGGCAACGCCGTCGAGGTGGCGGACGCCTTCGCCGGCCAGCACGGCGGAAACGCTCCCGTCATGGTGTTCGTGGACGCGGGTGGCTCGTTCAACAACGACACCGAATGCGTGAACGGCCCGCGCGGTAACTCCGCCGACCATCTCACGAAGGACGTTGTCCCGTTTATGGTGTCACGCTTTGGCGTGAGCCCGCGGCCGCAGAACTGGGGTGTGGTCGGCTGGTCGATGGGTGGCACCTGCGCGGTGACGCTTGCGGTCAAACACCCCGAACTGTTCAGCGCCTTCGAGGACATCGCCGGCGATATGTCGCCGAACACCGGGAACAAGGCGCAGACCATTGCTCGTCTTTTCGGCGGTGACGCCGCGGCATGGGAGCAGTTCGACCCGGCGACGGTGATGTCGCGCAATGGGCCGTACACGAACACCTCCGGATGGTTCGACGTCAATGGGATGCACCGCGCCGGATCCGGGGCGATCACCAGCGCGGGCGCGGTGCCGGGAGCGGCAGCGACGGTGCCACTCAGCGATCAGGACCGCGCCGCGCATCGGCTATGCGAGCTCGGTGCGGCACAGGGAATCTCGTGCACGGTGCAGCACAAGCCCGGTGAACACAAGTGGCCGTTCGCGCAGACGGCGTTCACGTCGGCGCTGCCCTGGATGGCGGGCCGCATCGGCACGCCCATGGTGCCCGATGTGCCATTGCCGCGCTAA